Proteins from a genomic interval of Brachybacterium vulturis:
- a CDS encoding MinD/ParA family ATP-binding protein yields MIAQARITSDTTATVHLAEETVEVSGADLPEIRDRVKQAFIAAAKSADEDLDVVIVEPDVRHHLRVEPSGRITGREADERPVHGPGIDDPLIAPPTDDIAELRGIAQAPLRPRTGPRTGEHAAIGSPSTGEHAAIGSPTTGELPTVRSHGGRRRRAAAMPPSARPASAGSPASGSHSAGSGPSAASPATAASAPSAASAASAASAASAPSATSAPSAPSATSTPSAASAPSALPASSAPSAASAGSAPPAPSESPSSFAPVQPAGTKRPLPARTAPATDSTRPTLQDLQTSTAKRARVKATRGVPGVITRLTRGAISPRPNKRERRETERLERIRRPLDGPRNIAVVNLKGGAHKTTASLMIAATLGVTRGGNVLAWDNNETRGTLGWRGIPTDHHRTAVDLLHDIDQLRSPEASNADLDPYVRPQGGMRFDILASDEDPGSAASIDAAAFGELNDALSRFYRIKVIDTGNNVRASNWLAAVRSADQLIIVSTVREDTFNAAAWMIDELRATGLAEQVDNAVTILSHSSRRKLDATLRDRLRAHFGAHTRAVTEVPYERQFVDGSHLDWDRVSPRTKEAWLDATALIIDGL; encoded by the coding sequence ATGATCGCGCAGGCGCGGATCACCTCCGACACGACTGCCACCGTGCATCTCGCCGAGGAGACCGTCGAGGTCTCCGGTGCGGACCTGCCGGAGATCCGGGACCGTGTGAAGCAGGCCTTCATCGCCGCGGCCAAGTCCGCCGACGAGGATCTCGACGTGGTCATCGTCGAGCCGGATGTGCGACACCACCTGCGGGTCGAGCCCTCGGGACGGATCACCGGCCGGGAGGCGGACGAGCGCCCGGTCCACGGCCCCGGGATCGACGACCCGCTGATCGCCCCGCCCACCGACGACATCGCCGAGCTCCGCGGGATCGCTCAGGCGCCGCTGCGCCCGCGGACCGGCCCGCGGACCGGCGAGCACGCCGCGATCGGTTCGCCCAGCACCGGGGAGCACGCCGCGATCGGCTCCCCCACCACCGGGGAGCTGCCCACCGTGCGCTCGCACGGCGGGAGGCGGCGTCGCGCTGCCGCGATGCCGCCCTCGGCCCGGCCCGCGTCGGCCGGGAGCCCGGCGTCCGGGTCGCACTCCGCCGGGTCGGGGCCCTCCGCCGCCTCACCCGCGACGGCGGCGTCCGCCCCGTCGGCGGCGTCGGCGGCGTCGGCGGCGTCGGCGGCGTCGGCCCCGTCCGCCACCTCCGCGCCCTCCGCGCCCTCCGCCACCTCCACGCCCTCGGCCGCCTCAGCACCGTCGGCACTGCCCGCGTCCTCGGCGCCGTCCGCCGCCTCCGCCGGATCAGCGCCCCCCGCCCCGTCGGAGTCCCCGTCATCGTTCGCTCCCGTCCAGCCTGCCGGGACGAAGCGACCGCTGCCCGCGCGCACGGCCCCGGCGACGGACAGCACGCGTCCCACCCTCCAGGACCTGCAGACCTCGACCGCGAAGCGAGCGCGGGTCAAGGCCACCCGCGGCGTCCCCGGGGTCATCACCCGGCTCACCCGGGGAGCGATCTCGCCGCGGCCGAACAAGCGCGAGCGGCGCGAGACGGAGCGCCTGGAGCGGATCCGTCGGCCGCTGGACGGCCCCCGCAACATCGCGGTGGTCAACCTCAAGGGCGGGGCCCACAAGACCACCGCCTCCCTGATGATCGCGGCGACCCTCGGCGTCACCCGCGGCGGCAACGTGCTGGCCTGGGACAACAACGAGACCCGGGGGACGCTCGGCTGGCGCGGCATCCCCACCGACCACCACCGCACCGCGGTGGACCTGCTGCACGACATCGACCAGCTGCGCTCCCCCGAGGCCAGCAATGCGGACCTCGATCCGTACGTGCGCCCGCAGGGCGGGATGCGCTTCGACATCCTCGCCTCCGACGAGGATCCCGGCTCGGCCGCCTCGATCGACGCCGCCGCCTTCGGCGAGCTCAACGATGCCCTCTCGCGCTTCTACCGGATCAAGGTCATCGACACCGGCAACAACGTGCGCGCCTCGAACTGGCTGGCGGCCGTCAGGAGCGCGGACCAGCTGATCATCGTCTCCACCGTGCGCGAGGACACCTTCAACGCCGCGGCCTGGATGATCGACGAGCTGCGGGCGACGGGGCTGGCCGAGCAGGTCGACAACGCGGTGACGATCCTGTCCCACTCCTCCAGGCGGAAGCTCGATGCGACGCTGCGCGACCGGCTGCGGGCGCATTTCGGTGCGCACACCCGCGCGGTCACCGAGGTGCCCTACGAGCGGCAGTTCGTCGACGGCTCCCACCTGGACTGGGATCGGGTCTCCCCGCGGACCAAGGAGGCCTGGCTCGACGCGACGGCCCTGATCATCGACGGCCTGTGA
- a CDS encoding DEAD/DEAH box helicase, protein MPVRRLHLVVDEDLGPALWVREQTGPRRSRALEDLASLRRDAPAPIAETLAEAPDQLRHRVRVPGRDGDRRVPALPLSGTALTGLVGAATGLLEERFGEELEEQLAMLVGDGAAARLADELIAMPDLVAAIVLDLRARSLVEQRHLRARAGERFGRPLMQWRAPEQDAPPMLHALVDGHARAAFAAHLRRAEAPSEDRHGVLWALADEGELRADLPAQRRLTAAFDAYVDSGRPGVTLGSRDSEVVVRLFQPPVGTAWPLQTCLREVDGTVHPVADLRAVGDLTTAGAAEASAAVMRLAPTVRGAAVDETGVDWLLTTAEASAFLSHDTPALEEAGLTVLLPRDWTRQKTSVRPQEVEEEPGERKGSGVGLGAMVSFRWRVAVGDTELTEEEMEEIREAQSELVRLRGQWVRLDSSTLRAAEKFLDAFGSRTRGERKEQRRTGSSAPGPATPGRLLEARPASGAPPAAAGPPDPAPVPAEIAGRAPWMEMFSLILSPEAADVDFGVTALLAGGETGLARLMPGASGPFPHPPPRSLRATLRPYQVDGLNWLWALDRQRLGGILADDMGLGKTMQVLALLCREREGTVGGEEGEPPTGSVGPTLLVCPMSVVGAWQREAATFAPHLDVHVHHGGDRRRDASFVTGAAEKDLVITTYSLLARDLALLSAVPWHRLVFDEAQHVKTPATQVTRAARTLQAARRLALTGTPVENRLADLHSLMEVVNPGLLGSAKSFQERVATPIEEEGDGAALSRLKLVTGPFIQRRLKTDRSIIADLPEKIELSRVVNLTAEQAGLYEAIVNELMVAIDGAEENQRRTLVVSAITRLKQVCNHPAHYLGDGSPLVRDGEHRSGKLELVDDLLQTAFEEGQKALLFTQFTAFGHLLVPYWQERFAEFGIDVPFLHGGVSKHDRDQMVSEFQQHRDRPGLMLLSLRAGGTGLTLTAANHVVHLDRWWNPAVENQATDRAFRIGQRRDVMVNKLVSAGTVEEKIDTVLEDKQALAELTVGPGEDWMASLDDDRLFDLLSLDEEDGP, encoded by the coding sequence ATGCCCGTCCGCCGCCTCCACCTCGTCGTCGACGAGGATCTCGGCCCTGCCCTGTGGGTGCGCGAGCAGACCGGGCCCCGGCGCTCGCGTGCGCTCGAGGACCTCGCGTCCCTGCGGCGCGATGCCCCCGCACCGATCGCCGAGACCCTCGCCGAGGCTCCGGACCAGCTGCGGCACCGGGTGCGGGTCCCCGGGCGCGACGGCGATCGCCGGGTGCCCGCCCTGCCGCTGTCCGGCACCGCGCTGACCGGGCTCGTCGGAGCGGCGACCGGCCTGCTCGAGGAGCGCTTCGGCGAGGAGCTGGAGGAGCAGCTGGCCATGCTGGTCGGCGACGGCGCTGCGGCCCGGCTGGCGGACGAGCTGATCGCCATGCCGGACCTGGTGGCGGCGATCGTGCTGGACCTGCGCGCACGGTCGCTGGTCGAGCAGCGCCATCTGCGGGCCCGGGCGGGGGAACGGTTCGGGCGGCCGCTGATGCAGTGGCGCGCGCCCGAGCAGGACGCCCCACCGATGCTGCACGCCCTGGTGGACGGGCACGCCCGCGCCGCGTTCGCCGCGCACCTGCGCCGTGCCGAGGCACCGTCGGAGGACCGCCACGGCGTGCTGTGGGCCCTGGCCGACGAGGGCGAGCTGCGCGCGGACCTCCCCGCCCAGCGCCGCCTCACCGCCGCCTTCGACGCCTACGTGGACTCCGGCCGGCCCGGGGTGACGCTCGGCTCGCGGGACAGCGAGGTGGTGGTGCGGCTGTTCCAGCCGCCGGTCGGGACCGCCTGGCCCCTGCAGACCTGCCTCCGGGAGGTCGACGGGACCGTGCATCCCGTGGCGGACCTGCGGGCCGTCGGCGACCTCACCACCGCCGGGGCCGCCGAGGCCTCCGCCGCGGTGATGCGGCTCGCGCCGACGGTGCGCGGCGCGGCCGTGGACGAGACGGGGGTGGACTGGCTGCTGACCACCGCCGAGGCCTCCGCCTTCCTGTCCCATGACACCCCCGCCCTCGAGGAGGCCGGGCTGACCGTGCTGCTGCCCCGTGACTGGACCCGGCAGAAGACCTCCGTCCGCCCGCAGGAGGTCGAGGAGGAGCCCGGCGAGCGCAAGGGCTCCGGAGTGGGGCTCGGGGCGATGGTCTCCTTCCGGTGGCGGGTCGCCGTGGGCGACACCGAGCTCACCGAGGAGGAGATGGAGGAGATCCGCGAGGCGCAGTCGGAGCTGGTGCGGCTGCGGGGGCAGTGGGTGCGGCTGGATTCCAGCACGCTGCGCGCCGCGGAGAAGTTCCTGGACGCCTTCGGCTCGCGGACGCGCGGAGAGAGGAAGGAGCAGCGGCGAACGGGCAGCTCGGCGCCCGGGCCGGCGACGCCCGGCCGCCTGCTCGAGGCGCGCCCCGCATCGGGAGCGCCCCCCGCCGCGGCGGGTCCGCCGGACCCCGCGCCGGTGCCGGCCGAGATCGCGGGCCGGGCGCCCTGGATGGAGATGTTCTCGCTGATCCTGTCCCCCGAGGCGGCGGACGTCGACTTCGGGGTCACGGCCCTGCTCGCCGGCGGCGAGACCGGCCTGGCCCGGCTGATGCCCGGCGCATCGGGCCCGTTCCCGCACCCGCCGCCGCGCAGCCTGCGGGCCACGCTGCGGCCCTACCAGGTCGACGGCCTGAACTGGCTGTGGGCGCTGGACCGGCAGCGCCTGGGCGGGATCCTCGCCGATGACATGGGGCTGGGCAAGACGATGCAGGTGCTCGCCCTGCTGTGCCGGGAGCGCGAGGGCACCGTCGGCGGGGAGGAGGGGGAGCCGCCGACCGGCTCCGTCGGCCCCACCCTGCTGGTGTGCCCGATGTCCGTCGTCGGGGCCTGGCAGCGCGAGGCCGCGACCTTCGCCCCCCACCTGGACGTGCACGTCCACCACGGCGGCGACCGGCGCCGGGACGCCTCCTTCGTCACCGGCGCCGCGGAGAAGGACCTGGTGATCACCACCTATTCACTGCTGGCCCGCGATCTGGCCCTGCTCTCGGCGGTCCCCTGGCACCGGCTGGTGTTCGATGAGGCCCAGCATGTGAAGACCCCCGCCACCCAGGTCACCCGCGCCGCGCGCACGCTGCAGGCCGCTCGCCGGCTGGCCCTGACCGGCACCCCCGTGGAGAACCGGCTCGCGGACCTCCACTCCCTGATGGAAGTGGTCAATCCCGGGCTGCTGGGCAGCGCGAAGAGCTTCCAGGAACGGGTGGCGACCCCCATCGAGGAGGAGGGCGACGGCGCCGCTCTCAGCCGCCTCAAGCTCGTCACCGGCCCGTTCATCCAGCGGCGGCTGAAGACGGACCGCTCGATCATCGCCGACCTGCCGGAGAAGATCGAGCTCAGCCGGGTGGTGAACCTGACCGCCGAGCAGGCGGGGCTGTACGAGGCGATCGTGAACGAGCTGATGGTGGCGATCGACGGCGCCGAGGAGAACCAGCGCCGCACCCTGGTGGTCTCCGCCATCACCCGGCTGAAGCAGGTGTGCAACCATCCCGCCCACTACCTCGGTGACGGCTCGCCGCTGGTGCGGGACGGCGAGCACCGTTCGGGCAAGCTCGAGCTGGTCGACGACCTGCTGCAGACCGCCTTCGAGGAGGGCCAGAAGGCGCTGCTGTTCACGCAGTTCACCGCCTTCGGGCACCTGCTGGTCCCCTACTGGCAGGAGAGGTTCGCCGAGTTCGGGATCGACGTGCCCTTTCTGCATGGCGGCGTCTCCAAGCACGATCGCGACCAGATGGTCTCCGAGTTCCAGCAGCACCGCGACCGTCCCGGCCTGATGCTGCTGAGCCTGCGCGCCGGCGGCACCGGGCTCACCCTCACCGCCGCGAACCACGTGGTCCACCTGGACCGCTGGTGGAATCCGGCGGTGGAGAACCAGGCCACCGACCGGGCGTTCCGCATCGGTCAGCGCCGCGACGTGATGGTGAACAAGCTGGTCAGTGCCGGCACCGTCGAGGAGAAGATCGACACCGTGCTCGAGGACAAGCAGGCGCTGGCGGAGCTGACGGTGGGACCCGGCGAGGACTGGATGGCCTCCCTCGACGATGACCGGCTCTTCGACCTGCTCTCCCTCGACGAGGAGGACGGACCATGA
- a CDS encoding serine hydrolase domain-containing protein encodes MPETSLLSPTLPSSVLDAVSALFDTAVAEHRTSGVTWAIIGGHDHQQAVLAHGAAGHRELTGGLPAASTAPMDRATVSRIASMTKSFTAATILALRDEGRLRLDDPVSAHVPEAAGAFDLAADEHEPTLRQLLTMSGGLVTDNPWGDRQQAMTREEFTATLRGGLGHVHRVGTGFEYSNTGYALLGRVIDEITGGDYASEIRRRFLTPLGMTASGWSGQEIDAAQLATGHRLADRTDATRFEPVPLDGHGVYGAMAGLFSTVDDIAAWVRFLAAADAPDAAARETGPLATASRREMQQLHRHHPLGSLPADPEDPARTSPGFDRVRGYGYGLVVEHFPDLGEVISHSGGYPGYGSFMVWHRDSGVGVVALANSKYAPATPLSMQTLRLLQRELPALFARRPLQAAPRTVEAAEAALAWLRGVAGADTDPDPLADAWFADTMDLDVPRAERRRRLTAALARAGLDAPVLEELRAEGAQVLSRAQLRWTVPGRGPGAPSLRIELLMDPRRDGLVQSLDTTTIGAR; translated from the coding sequence ATGCCTGAGACCAGCCTGCTCTCCCCCACCCTGCCCTCGTCCGTGCTCGACGCCGTCTCCGCACTGTTCGACACCGCCGTCGCCGAGCACAGGACTTCGGGTGTGACCTGGGCGATCATCGGCGGCCACGACCACCAGCAGGCGGTGCTGGCCCATGGCGCCGCCGGTCACCGCGAGCTGACCGGCGGCCTGCCCGCCGCGAGCACCGCACCGATGGACCGCGCGACCGTCTCCCGCATCGCCTCGATGACCAAGTCGTTCACCGCCGCGACGATCCTCGCGCTGCGGGACGAGGGCCGCCTGCGCCTGGACGACCCGGTCTCCGCCCACGTCCCCGAGGCCGCCGGAGCCTTCGACCTCGCCGCCGACGAGCACGAGCCCACCCTGCGCCAGCTGCTGACCATGAGCGGCGGCCTGGTGACCGACAACCCCTGGGGCGACCGTCAGCAGGCGATGACCCGCGAGGAGTTCACCGCGACGCTGCGCGGGGGCCTGGGACATGTCCACCGCGTCGGCACCGGCTTCGAGTACTCCAACACCGGCTACGCGCTGCTGGGACGCGTGATCGACGAGATCACCGGCGGCGACTATGCGAGCGAGATCCGGCGGCGCTTCCTCACCCCGCTGGGGATGACGGCCAGCGGCTGGTCCGGCCAGGAGATCGACGCCGCGCAGCTCGCGACCGGCCACCGCCTCGCCGACCGCACCGACGCCACCCGCTTCGAGCCGGTGCCGCTGGACGGCCACGGCGTGTACGGCGCGATGGCCGGGCTGTTCTCCACCGTCGACGACATCGCGGCCTGGGTGCGCTTCCTCGCCGCGGCCGATGCCCCCGACGCCGCCGCCCGGGAGACCGGACCGCTGGCGACCGCCTCCCGCCGCGAGATGCAGCAGCTGCACCGCCACCATCCGCTGGGCTCCCTGCCCGCGGACCCCGAGGACCCCGCCCGCACCTCCCCGGGCTTCGACCGGGTGCGCGGCTACGGCTACGGACTGGTCGTGGAGCACTTCCCTGATCTCGGCGAGGTCATCTCCCACTCCGGCGGCTACCCCGGGTACGGCTCCTTCATGGTGTGGCACCGCGATTCCGGCGTGGGCGTGGTGGCGCTGGCGAACTCGAAGTACGCCCCGGCCACCCCGCTGTCCATGCAGACCCTGCGCCTGCTGCAGCGAGAGCTGCCCGCCCTGTTCGCCCGGCGCCCGCTGCAGGCCGCGCCCCGCACCGTCGAGGCCGCCGAGGCGGCGCTGGCCTGGCTGCGCGGGGTCGCCGGCGCGGATACCGATCCCGACCCCCTCGCTGATGCCTGGTTCGCGGACACCATGGATCTCGACGTCCCGCGCGCGGAGCGGCGGCGCCGGCTCACCGCGGCGCTGGCGAGGGCGGGGCTGGACGCACCGGTGCTCGAGGAGCTGCGGGCCGAGGGGGCCCAGGTGCTCAGCCGCGCCCAGCTCCGCTGGACGGTGCCCGGCCGCGGACCGGGCGCCCCGTCGCTGCGGATCGAGCTGCTGATGGATCCGCGCCGGGACGGGCTGGTGCAGTCCCTGGACACCACGACGATCGGCGCCCGCTGA
- a CDS encoding serine/threonine protein kinase, whose product MADVIVGRFALIDLIAKGGSGSVWRAWDSKSQRLCAAKVLRQRDSADLMRFVREKGVSFDHPHLLTPYGWGAEDEHVVIAMPLASGGTLESVVKTRGKLAEPAVVVILDQLLDGLSHVHAEGWIHRDVKPANIMFEPRGTAFPVSRLADFGIAVHETDVRFTHVGMVNGTPGFMAPELFSMAEPVPSHDLYAAGVVAMVALHGPIKLHDGSFRPDELNQYLKGVTPKLSAVIRRLVAPQPEDRYQDADSVRRDLPRVPQGYPLTHADGAPLDLRDTLDPLPPDAPGAVRPEHPVPPAAGPSMEAIRSGRVQQGFSSGSPSLSPQTGPQWVQQPSPQGAPSPQSVPFSPHPYPATQSSTGPTGGSGTNRRSTMIAVALGTVSALVLGAIVAIALLLVFGEPSAAGPFDGAAVSSIDASCAAASDGAGLASC is encoded by the coding sequence ATGGCTGACGTTATTGTCGGGCGCTTCGCGCTCATCGATCTGATCGCGAAGGGCGGTTCCGGGTCCGTCTGGCGCGCCTGGGACTCCAAGTCCCAGCGGCTCTGCGCCGCCAAGGTCCTGCGTCAGCGCGACTCCGCGGATCTGATGCGCTTCGTCCGGGAGAAGGGCGTCAGCTTCGACCACCCGCACCTGCTCACCCCCTACGGCTGGGGTGCCGAGGACGAGCACGTGGTGATCGCGATGCCGCTGGCCTCCGGCGGCACGCTCGAGTCCGTGGTGAAGACGCGGGGCAAGCTCGCCGAGCCCGCCGTGGTGGTGATCCTCGATCAGCTGCTGGACGGTCTCTCCCATGTCCACGCGGAGGGCTGGATCCACCGTGACGTGAAGCCCGCGAACATCATGTTCGAGCCGCGCGGCACCGCCTTCCCGGTCTCCCGGCTGGCGGATTTCGGGATCGCGGTCCACGAGACCGACGTGCGCTTCACCCACGTGGGCATGGTCAACGGCACCCCCGGCTTCATGGCCCCGGAGCTGTTCTCGATGGCCGAGCCGGTGCCCTCCCACGACCTGTACGCGGCCGGGGTGGTGGCGATGGTCGCGCTCCACGGCCCGATCAAGCTGCACGACGGCTCCTTCCGGCCCGATGAGCTGAACCAGTACCTGAAGGGGGTCACCCCGAAGCTCTCGGCAGTGATCCGCCGCCTGGTGGCGCCGCAGCCCGAGGACCGCTACCAGGATGCCGACAGCGTGCGGCGCGACCTGCCGCGGGTGCCGCAGGGCTACCCGCTGACCCATGCCGACGGGGCCCCGCTGGATCTGCGGGACACCCTCGACCCGCTGCCGCCCGATGCTCCCGGGGCGGTCCGCCCGGAGCACCCGGTGCCCCCGGCGGCCGGCCCCTCGATGGAGGCGATCCGGTCCGGGCGGGTCCAGCAGGGCTTCAGCTCCGGCTCCCCGTCCCTCTCCCCGCAGACGGGACCGCAGTGGGTGCAGCAGCCCTCCCCGCAGGGCGCCCCCTCGCCGCAGAGCGTGCCGTTCAGCCCGCATCCGTACCCCGCGACGCAGTCCAGCACCGGCCCCACCGGGGGGAGCGGCACGAACCGGCGCAGCACGATGATCGCGGTGGCGCTGGGGACGGTCTCGGCGCTGGTGCTCGGGGCGATCGTGGCGATCGCGCTGCTGCTGGTCTTCGGCGAGCCGTCGGCCGCCGGTCCGTTCGACGGCGCGGCGGTGAGCAGCATCGACGCCTCCTGCGCCGCGGCCTCGGACGGCGCAGGGCTCGCCTCCTGCTGA
- a CDS encoding alpha/beta hydrolase: MSLVRTLRILASQRPSLPPRALAAPARVERRRHGEVPVTWIDPHLASTATIVHLHGGSYVAGESAQTWNFLEETARRTGAAGAMIHYRLAPRHNFPAAIEDVLHALDALSVQATLRPGCWVLSGDEAGAGLALAVAQVLAASEVGSPAALLLSSPWVDLTREEYADDLRATAARLYAGAVPRTEPRLSPLHGELSDLPPVQLVTGSQCVLVEDGRRLDAALTAAGARHRHLEIAGGGDQVAIAGPGPHSQQARRFLIDAARRAMGMEETAGAAH; encoded by the coding sequence ATGAGCCTCGTCCGCACCCTGCGCATCCTGGCCTCGCAGCGGCCGTCCCTGCCTCCGCGTGCCCTCGCCGCCCCCGCGCGCGTCGAGCGGCGTCGGCACGGCGAGGTGCCGGTCACCTGGATCGATCCGCACCTCGCGAGCACCGCGACCATCGTCCATCTGCACGGCGGTTCCTATGTCGCAGGGGAGAGCGCGCAGACCTGGAACTTCCTCGAGGAGACCGCCCGCCGCACCGGTGCGGCCGGGGCGATGATCCACTACCGTCTCGCCCCGCGCCACAACTTCCCCGCCGCGATCGAGGACGTGCTGCACGCGCTCGATGCGCTCTCGGTGCAGGCCACGCTGCGGCCCGGATGCTGGGTGCTCTCCGGGGATGAGGCCGGCGCCGGGCTCGCGCTCGCCGTGGCGCAGGTCCTCGCCGCGTCCGAGGTGGGCTCCCCGGCCGCGCTGCTGCTCTCCTCGCCGTGGGTGGATCTCACGCGCGAGGAGTACGCCGACGATCTGCGGGCAACGGCCGCCCGGCTCTACGCCGGCGCCGTGCCGCGCACCGAACCGCGTCTCAGCCCGCTGCACGGCGAGCTCTCCGACCTGCCGCCGGTGCAGCTGGTGACCGGGTCGCAGTGCGTGCTGGTCGAGGACGGCCGCCGCCTGGACGCCGCCCTCACCGCGGCGGGTGCCCGGCACCGGCATCTCGAGATCGCCGGCGGCGGTGACCAGGTCGCGATCGCCGGCCCCGGTCCGCACTCCCAGCAGGCGCGCCGTTTCCTCATCGACGCCGCCCGCAGGGCCATGGGCATGGAAGAGACCGCGGGCGCCGCGCACTGA
- a CDS encoding MFS transporter produces MTTPAPRRPRPLGILLTVIAVLAVGVNLRPGATSVGPLMTQIVDAYGRGAFASGLLTALPPLIFGAFGLLAVPLSRRMGLTGTIIASFVVAALGLLLRPASEAFALFVALSGLALLGPALGNVLVPAWIKLHGGNRTVGLMTLYSATLAIGGSAASALAVPLAGAAVDGWKDSLLVWGMVIAVPVVVWAMVLARTGHDFPPPPAHGEIGGSLLRSPTAIALTLMFALQSLNAYTQFGMLPLVLTDAGISPARAGVLVAVIAGWGLVGGLVMPTVIARVPGLPWIVGGFGLLNAAGYLGLLLVPTVSPMLWACVLGIGGFAFPTAIALLPARTRSPLVTARLSGMVQPIGYLLAALGPITAGLLMDATGSSGVVLWFLAGTGLLLAVAGFRVGLPRLVDHEIRS; encoded by the coding sequence GTGACGACCCCTGCGCCCCGCCGACCTCGACCCCTCGGCATCCTGCTGACGGTGATCGCTGTCCTCGCCGTCGGCGTGAACCTGCGCCCGGGAGCGACCAGCGTCGGGCCGCTGATGACACAGATCGTCGATGCCTACGGGCGCGGAGCGTTCGCCTCCGGTCTGCTCACCGCCCTGCCGCCGCTGATCTTCGGTGCGTTCGGGCTGCTCGCCGTCCCGCTGTCGCGTCGGATGGGGCTGACCGGCACGATCATCGCCTCCTTCGTGGTGGCCGCGCTGGGCCTGCTGCTGCGGCCCGCGAGCGAGGCCTTCGCCCTGTTCGTGGCGCTGTCCGGGCTCGCACTGCTGGGCCCGGCGCTGGGCAACGTGCTGGTGCCGGCCTGGATCAAGCTGCACGGCGGGAACCGCACCGTCGGCCTGATGACGCTGTACAGCGCGACCCTCGCGATCGGCGGTTCGGCCGCCTCGGCGCTCGCGGTGCCGCTGGCCGGCGCCGCGGTCGACGGGTGGAAGGACTCCCTGCTGGTCTGGGGGATGGTGATCGCGGTGCCGGTGGTGGTCTGGGCGATGGTGCTCGCCCGCACCGGGCACGACTTCCCGCCTCCCCCGGCGCACGGCGAGATCGGCGGCTCGCTGCTGCGCTCGCCCACCGCGATCGCTCTGACGCTGATGTTCGCCCTGCAGTCGCTGAACGCCTACACCCAGTTCGGCATGCTCCCGCTGGTCCTCACCGATGCCGGGATCAGCCCCGCACGGGCCGGCGTGCTGGTCGCGGTGATCGCCGGTTGGGGCCTGGTGGGCGGGTTGGTGATGCCGACGGTGATCGCACGGGTCCCGGGCCTGCCCTGGATCGTGGGCGGTTTCGGCCTGCTCAACGCCGCCGGCTACCTCGGCCTGCTCCTGGTGCCGACGGTCAGCCCGATGCTGTGGGCGTGCGTGCTGGGCATCGGCGGTTTCGCCTTCCCCACCGCGATCGCACTGCTGCCCGCACGCACCCGCTCCCCGCTGGTCACCGCCCGGCTCTCGGGCATGGTCCAGCCGATCGGCTATCTGCTGGCCGCGCTCGGTCCGATCACCGCGGGCCTCCTGATGGATGCCACCGGATCCTCCGGCGTCGTGCTGTGGTTCCTGGCCGGGACCGGTCTGCTGCTGGCCGTCGCCGGCTTCCGGGTGGGGCTGCCGCGCCTGGTCGACCACGAGATCAGGTCCTGA